The following proteins are co-located in the Papaver somniferum cultivar HN1 unplaced genomic scaffold, ASM357369v1 unplaced-scaffold_128, whole genome shotgun sequence genome:
- the LOC113331763 gene encoding NADH dehydrogenase [ubiquinone] 1 beta subcomplex subunit 3-B-like — protein sequence MAKPLGPTGEFFKRRDEWRKHPMIGNQFRHATPGLGIAIVAFGFYLVGEAAYNKFYAPSATSSSHSH from the coding sequence ATGGCAAAACCATTAGGACCAACAGGAGAGTTCTTCAAAAGACGGGATGAATGGAGGAAGCATCCGATGATTGGGAATCAATTTAGGCATGCTACACCTGGTCTTGGTATTGCTATAGTTGCTTTTGGTTTTTATCTCGTTGGTGAAGCTGCTTACAACAAGTTTTATGCCCCTTCTGCtacttcttcttctcattctcaCTAA